The Nicotiana tabacum cultivar K326 chromosome 5, ASM71507v2, whole genome shotgun sequence sequence TTGGCATAAATAAGTGGTATAAGATATGGTCAAAACTGGATACGCATACATGGATATTGTTGCATCCTCCTAACTATTGTTAACTGTAGTTAGAGTAGTAGAGTGGGACCCACAGTTCTCTTAGGTTTTCACTTGAGCTTTCCTCCAATTGGCATTAGTAAAAGACATGATTGAACACAAAAGAAAAGATGCATACTGCGACATCATTTCAAATGCCAAACACAATTTGAAAGAATGACAAATTCACAAGGATGGAAGTAACATCATCCAAAAAAGAGAGTTAAATCTAAAACAacttaaaaatgaaagaaactgAAGATTATACTCCTAAACCTGACAAGGAAGGAGCTGCGGTTGGTAATTTACCAATTAATCGACAAACCATGCTAAAATGGCGACAAAGAAGCTATATCAATTTCAACCCAAAAGCCTCAAAAGATAATTAGACTCGGTATTTAAACTCACTGAGACAGAACTAAAAGCCTATCAAGAAAACGTTTTAGGCAGAAAGCAAAAATGGTAGAAGCTGGGCAAGAACATTTTCACAAGGCAAAACCATGTAATGCAATTAACATTACCAGAATTGCTGTCATGGGTAGATTGGACAGCAGCGAGGTGTCTGGCCGAGTTTAATCAGCTCCATCCATATATGCATATAAAGTTGCTTTTACTTCATTTTGTAGGCCACCACAGAAAAGTGCGAAAAGCCTATGGTGGTATGGATATAAAAAAGTTGAGCACAAATGAAACTGAGAGGTTAAAAGCTTGGATGGAAGGAAATAAGAGGCCGTGGCAGCCAGATATATTCAGCTTAACATAGATTTCACTATGTACAAGTTTTAACTATATCTGTCACGACAAGTATGACAACCCTCTGGTGTTACTTTTGTACATGGCATACAAGTTATGTAAGAGAATTGATGTTGAAAATACAAACCAATTGCTGTTCCTGAGGGACTGAGGATGACACTACTCGCGCTTATCCTCCTCAGGATCTTCTCTTTTGTCACTCACAAGCTCCGTCAAAGCAgaccctttcttttctttcctttcaagCGTGGTCCCTGAGTCACCAATTACCCTCACTCCGGTCATTATCCTCACTCCGCTCGTGAGAGAGATAGCTTCCTCATCGTAATCATCTTCGGTTTCCCCAGCATATGCATATCTAAAGTAACCAAGCAGAAAACAATTTTGGCAGAAAACAATTTTGGCAGAAAACATAGATGCAGGGCTATGCTCAAATCAACCATGAGTTTGCTATTCCTTGCTACACAAGTAGGAATGATAATTTTTCTCCACTAAAGAAAACCAGAAAGACGCTGGAGAACTTAAAAGTAACAGCATCAGAATCTCAATACTGGGGAAACTCCATAAACCTATTCATTATAAATGATTCTCGAACACTAAATAAATAGCTATAATATACATTGGAAGATTTGTCACCGAGATATTTAATCTTCTTACACTTTTTACATTCATAAATCACAATTACTGGAAAATTGACATTTTAAATTGCCTGCATCTTTTTATTGCTCAATTTATCATCTGTGATACATCCTTTATAATACGTGTCATACCTGAACTTTCTATGCCACAGAAGTTCAATCAGacaccaacaacaacatacccaatgtAGTCCcataagtggggtttggggaggctAGAGTGTACACAGGGGTAAACCTTACCCCTGCTTATAAGAAAGCAGAGAGGTTGTTTTGGACAATCGGACACCAATAATTATTGTTGAGCATAATACCCAATAACAAAACAATCATGAAACTTGTATACCCATGTCAAGGTCACAATTGATAATAACATAAAACTAGGTTGACTAGTGTTAACAACAAATATCAACGATTTTGTCAAACATTTTCATAGAAAGgctaattgaaagaaagaaaggcTCAAGTTAAAACATCTACCTGGTTGGATTACTTGAAGGAGCCCAGAGAATACATATTACTACCAACAATGAAAAGGCAAGCAAACTCCAAAAAGCTGGAATAATCCAGGAAATTCGCCATAGCTCACTTAACGGGTCGCTTGCATTGAAGTACAGCTGAACCAGAATATAGATGAGTGAGATGAAAGAAGCACTATTCTTGCATGCACGTCAGGTGAAAAACCATTAAATAACATGACCACAGGTAAACTATCAGATATCTCTTCCTCATGTTGTCAAATGTACGGATAAAAATGACAGGGAGTCAAAAAGGTACTTAGAAAAATTTAATTTACCACTTTAGTATATTCTTCACAAATTTTATCAACTGAACTCACAGTATCCAAATACATTTAAATTACCAAAGATACCTATGAAAAACaaaacatgtatatatattatcaaTATAAATTATCATCACAAATTACAAACAATATTACCTTATATAATATCCTCTCCCGCCCTTCTTGCTATGTAAGTCCTGTTTTCTTACCATACCCACATCTTCAACAAGTTCTAAAGTTCCAACTGCCATGTACCTTTACCTTCATTTTTACCAAAAGATGCTACTCCTATGGATATCGTGGAACTTACCATCACTAATTAGGAGAGGGATCTCATAGATAGGCCGCATCTTATATATTTGGAGACTTTTTTTATATTcagaaattgaaataaaattaccTCATAGCCAACCCAAGCAATGGAAAGCAGCACAAAAATTGCAAGGGAATTGGTAAACTTTCTATAAAGATCAAGTTTTGCCATGCTTTTCCGCATCTGCAGTTAAGAGTGAAAAATTATCAATAACTGAATGAAATAATTACATGAACTACAATAATAAAGTCAAATACGTCTCGTGTTAAAAGTTTAGATTAAGAAATagattaactaaattaattataTGAATTAGGTTGAGTATTCTTTTCTCTTCTGTTACTGTTTACCCTTTTCTCTTTAGCACTTCGTCTAAGCTAAATCCTTAGTTGTATGCCCGGATGTAAATTTATATGTTCATATATTAACATTATGGCAAACTCAACAAATATGGAAAAactgaacacacacacacacacataaatgtacaataattttttttaaaaatatggaGAGAATATATAATAACAAATAAACGAAAATAGAAGGCTTGACACACGAAAGGGTTCAAAGCCTAAATGATGACCAAGTCATTTGTAGATTATCTGTGCGAAAACTTCAAAGTTAACTATCATAATCCCATCCAAACTGCTAAACCCAAATGAAACTGACAGAATTGTGCTAACATACTTGCACATTTGCACAGTTTGTTAAGATCAAATAAGCAAGGAAATCACCATTTTACTCCAAAAATCTACCTGCAATTTTTCCAATGTCTTGGATAATGATGAGAATATCCACAAAATAACTGATGCATCCAAGAAAACAACAGGCAGCACCAGATATATCTTGGTTTTCCTTGAGAAGTCATTGATGCTGCCCAAATGCTCCACAAGTTCAAGTGCCTCAGTGGCAATAAAATACATTAGGCATAAAAGATACACTTTTGAGGTTACACCACCAAGCGTAGGCCGGACAACACCATAACCCATTGAAACGACTAAAAGAAGCGCACGAGACAACGTCTTCTTTACAGCAGTCATTGTGACTGCCCATATCGTAATTACCATAGGTCTGCTTCCTGTGGCACTAAGATTTGCATATTCAAAATACCAGAGCGCCATCTCAGACATGCCAAGGGCAATAACAGCAGTAATCTGATAATGTAGCTGTATAACATCCTTCCAAAACTGGACAAACTTCAGGAACCAGAAAAAACCAAGCACAAGATAGGCTAAAGAAGCAAGTCCGTAGAAAGTCATCAATGGTACCATTCTCCCTGGTAAGTAGCCATCTGGATTTTTCCATACCGTCCTGCCTCTGATTATTGTTCCCTTAAGTGCTGGGTCACAAAACATGAAATAAAGATAGTACATCCCTGTACTGTTAATTTCAACTGTTGCGGGAAGCATATTTGCTTCCTGATTCTTTCCTTCAAAAAATGTCTGAATACGTAGTGGCCACAGTGGGTTGTCTTGGTTGTGCTGAATCATAACCTCTCCTACGGTGCAGAACTTCTCTTGAGCAAGTTTTGGAGTACAACACAGTGCATTAGACTTTGCAAAAGCATCTCCAATCTTTTCTCTGTCTCTGACCTCAAGAATGATAGTTTCAATCAAACCAGTTCGACTCTGCATCGCATTTGTTGCTTCAGCAGACTCCTTTGTCCTCAAAAAAACAACATCTTCAAATCTGCAAAGCTAAGATCAATGTGAGGTAGGAATCTCAAGGTCCATActagaaaattgaaaataaaaggagCAGAAAGAATATGCTAGCATATGAACATCTTATATTAATATTATTACCCAGCTAGGGAACAAGAAATTTATCAAAGAAGCTATTAAAGAAACCATAAAACTTCTTAATGAGTATTTTAAACACGATAGAGCAGCACAGGCTCCGTGAAATGTGTTTCTCGAGAGAAGTGAAGTAACCTTAAACAGGAAAAAGAAGATATTTTCCAATTACCAGCATTTGTTTGAAGATGTACGGGAAgtttacaacaacaataacaacaactatgcctcagTTCCAAACAGTTGAGATCAGCTATATTAGCATCATAATGATCAAAAAATTGCACCATCTAATCTTTAATATGCTAAACATAATGCATGCAGTCACTCATATAATGGTAAATATTACTCCCTCTGTCTCATTTCATGTACCAcgctttcctttttagtttgtccTAAAGAAAATGACACATTTTCATATTTAGAAAAAATTAAACTTTAAAATCAAAATGACCCTTAATGAAATGAtctataatcacacaaatatgaATGACTtattttagaccacaagttttaaaaatctTTCTTTTTTAAACTCTATGACCTGTCAAACGGTGTCATATAAATTGGGGGCGGAGGGAGTATTAATTAGAAGAATAATGATCAATCAATAGTTAACTAAGCTTCAATTTAGAACTAGCTGGGGTCAACATTAAAATAGAGTAGTATAATAAAGATAATTGTAAAAATGAAAACTCGCAGTATACTTCCATGAGGGGCGCGTGTGTAAGAGAAAGAGCGCGTGAGGTACCTGATGAAGGATTTTCCTTCAAGTGGTTTATCCGGGGAAGCATTCGATGATGATTTGGACGCATAGAGACCCTCAGTTCCACCATGGAAGAAGAAAGCATTGGATTTTGGAATAAATTGCTCGTCTTTGTACTCGTGAATTGAAGCTGATACGTTACTGATTAAGTTGAATGTATAGAAGAGTAGAATTAGAAAGATTATCCATAACTCGGAAGTGCCGTGTTTCATTGATTGTTTCGCCGTCTTTCGCCGTGTGCGGTGGAGCAAAGGTGGTTAGTTGTGTCTGGTGGCAGTACAGTTCAGTAGAAGCAGAGAAACCAAACAGAATCTATCATAGAGCTGACGTCGAACTTATTAGAGTCATTAATCCTCCATAACGACGTCGTTCCTTTGAATTTAATTCTTCTCAATCATATAAAGAGTTTTATATTCTCGTTAAAAAGAAATTCGAGttttactctctctctctccctctcttaaaATTATTAGACAATCAAAAGCTTGAGTTGATATTTTAGGCTATGTTACCctttaaaatcggataacaattaaacttataagtaattttaaagatatgtgatttcacttggcactAACTGATAAATATAAGAATTAGTGCTAGAAATTGACAATAAAACAAAGCAAACCATTGTGATGAACAATTATGGCCCTTGAGCTAATTGCCATCGAACTAACTGAACAAACTATTGAGAGTATGAACCAAACAATAGAACTTGCAAAAGATAAAAGTGtgatatattgctttgatatgcgtgaaTGTAAAATGGTTACAGAATGATCAgacccctctttatatagtagatgaatcCTATTTATAGTACAATTCTAATTATAGAAGTAAATCCTATGATGGGCTAAATAATCGTTCTTAATTTGATTCGTTCCGAGATTTTTGTCATGATCCTCGGCCAGTCAcagatatctcgcctttctgttattaTGCTATCTTCGGTCTTGCTCGATGCCTATCCTGTTTGGCCTCGATCATCACCGGTCTCGACATCAATAGGTACTTCGAATCTCGAACTCGGTGTCTTATCCTCATACCTTGATCTAATATACTATGGGGTCGATCCTCGATCCATCCCCTGGTCTCGGTCAATTAGTAAAATCGGGTGGGCCCGATTTtaaccatatacagatagtcccctcattttttggagtatAAT is a genomic window containing:
- the LOC107800810 gene encoding uncharacterized protein LOC107800810; this encodes MKHGTSELWIIFLILLFYTFNLISNVSASIHEYKDEQFIPKSNAFFFHGGTEGLYASKSSSNASPDKPLEGKSFIRFEDVVFLRTKESAEATNAMQSRTGLIETIILEVRDREKIGDAFAKSNALCCTPKLAQEKFCTVGEVMIQHNQDNPLWPLRIQTFFEGKNQEANMLPATVEINSTGMYYLYFMFCDPALKGTIIRGRTVWKNPDGYLPGRMVPLMTFYGLASLAYLVLGFFWFLKFVQFWKDVIQLHYQITAVIALGMSEMALWYFEYANLSATGSRPMVITIWAVTMTAVKKTLSRALLLVVSMGYGVVRPTLGGVTSKVYLLCLMYFIATEALELVEHLGSINDFSRKTKIYLVLPVVFLDASVILWIFSSLSKTLEKLQMRKSMAKLDLYRKFTNSLAIFVLLSIAWVGYELYFNASDPLSELWRISWIIPAFWSLLAFSLLVVICILWAPSSNPTRYAYAGETEDDYDEEAISLTSGVRIMTGVRVIGDSGTTLERKEKKGSALTELVSDKREDPEEDKRE